The proteins below are encoded in one region of Alistipes indistinctus YIT 12060:
- the tig gene encoding trigger factor produces the protein MNIVRENLEDGTTLLKATVAEADYNEAVDKALRTYKRKANVPGFRPGMVPMSIINKMYRKGVVAEEAYRAASNGCFDYIEKEKLTLVGDMIPSEKQQPLDFENSTEYEFAFEVGLAPEINIPLSKKDKVKKYTIAIEDKMREGYRSNFTRRFGKLVDVDTVEKEDALNVTLDQPEMKIEEAYVGLIGMSDAARKPFLGKKVGDTMEVNVNELYPTPAQRAAILQVKEDELEGINPKFTLTITKIRRFTEPELNDEFFKMAFPEGNVKNADEFAQYIDSQISRDLSRESDFLFTLDIRRMLLDKANLALPDAFLKRWLFTINEGKFSLEEIEKDFDKFLEMMKWNLIQKHYVNELKLEVTPEEATQEAKALAMQQFAYYGMNQVADDMLANYAKSILENKEESRKVYEKLFERKVIDAVVPQITVTDTTVTPEEFAKLAEKAQ, from the coding sequence ATGAACATCGTAAGAGAGAATCTGGAAGACGGAACCACCCTGCTCAAGGCGACGGTGGCCGAAGCCGACTACAACGAAGCCGTGGACAAGGCGCTGCGCACTTACAAGCGCAAGGCCAACGTGCCGGGATTCCGCCCGGGCATGGTGCCCATGAGCATCATCAACAAGATGTACCGCAAGGGCGTCGTGGCCGAAGAGGCTTACCGCGCCGCTTCGAACGGCTGCTTCGACTATATCGAGAAAGAGAAGCTGACCTTGGTAGGCGACATGATCCCCAGCGAGAAACAGCAACCGCTCGATTTCGAGAATTCGACCGAATACGAATTCGCATTCGAGGTCGGACTCGCTCCCGAGATCAACATTCCGCTGAGCAAAAAAGATAAGGTAAAGAAATACACGATCGCCATCGAAGACAAGATGCGCGAAGGCTACCGCAGCAACTTCACGCGCCGTTTCGGCAAATTGGTCGACGTAGATACGGTCGAGAAGGAAGATGCGCTGAACGTCACCCTCGACCAGCCCGAAATGAAGATCGAAGAGGCCTATGTAGGGTTGATCGGCATGAGCGATGCGGCACGCAAACCGTTCCTCGGTAAGAAGGTCGGCGACACGATGGAGGTGAACGTAAACGAACTCTATCCCACCCCGGCACAGCGCGCCGCGATCCTGCAGGTCAAAGAGGATGAACTGGAGGGAATCAATCCGAAATTCACGCTGACGATCACCAAAATCCGCCGCTTCACCGAGCCGGAACTGAACGACGAGTTTTTCAAGATGGCCTTCCCGGAAGGCAACGTGAAGAACGCAGATGAGTTCGCACAGTACATCGACTCCCAGATCAGCCGCGACCTGAGCCGCGAATCCGATTTCCTCTTTACGCTCGACATCCGCCGGATGCTGCTCGACAAGGCGAACCTCGCACTGCCCGACGCCTTCCTCAAACGCTGGCTTTTCACGATCAACGAGGGTAAGTTCTCGCTGGAAGAGATCGAAAAGGATTTCGACAAGTTCCTCGAAATGATGAAATGGAACCTGATCCAGAAGCATTATGTAAACGAACTGAAGCTCGAGGTAACGCCCGAAGAGGCGACCCAGGAGGCCAAAGCGCTTGCCATGCAGCAGTTCGCCTATTACGGCATGAACCAGGTGGCCGACGACATGCTGGCCAACTACGCCAAAAGCATCCTCGAAAACAAGGAGGAGAGCCGCAAGGTATACGAAAAGCTCTTCGAACGCAAAGTAATCGACGCGGTCGTACCGCAGATTACCGTCACCGACACGACCGTGACGCCCGAAGAGTTCGCCAAACTGGCCGAGAAAGCCCAGTAA
- a CDS encoding dihydroorotase, producing MNRIVIDNGTLVNEGRRFNGYIVIEGDRIARIGAGRYPGAQAEIGAGTEVGTAARAEAGTAAGIPTRVIDASGKLVLPGVIDDQVHFREPGMTYKADIRSESAAAVCGGVTSYMEMPNTNPPAVTLERLEEKFARAAEVSPANYSFYLGATNDNIGVIRRLAPRRVCGVKVFMGSSTGNLLVDKDAALAALFAESPVLIATHCEDEGTIRANIQRFREEYGDRATAALHPSIRSAEACYRSSAKAVELADRYGADLHILHLSTAHELSLFDDRPLAEKKITNEVCVHHLWFTDADYAAKGNLIKWNPAVKSAADRAALRAGILSGKVDVVATDHAPHTLEEKLQPYWSAPSGGPLVQHSLIAMLEMSREGTFPVEKVVEKMCHAPAIRFAVHRRGFLREGYFADIVIVDPDKPWTVSRDNVRSKCGWSPFEGTEFSHSVTHTIVNGGVAYENGELSGTLHGRALEFER from the coding sequence ATGAACCGGATCGTCATCGACAACGGCACACTCGTCAACGAGGGGCGCCGTTTCAACGGATATATCGTCATCGAAGGCGACCGCATCGCCCGTATCGGCGCGGGCCGCTACCCCGGCGCACAAGCAGAAATCGGAGCTGGGACAGAAGTCGGAACTGCAGCGAGGGCGGAAGCAGGCACTGCCGCCGGCATCCCGACCCGCGTGATCGACGCCAGCGGTAAATTGGTGTTGCCGGGCGTGATCGACGACCAGGTGCATTTCCGCGAGCCGGGCATGACCTACAAAGCCGACATCCGCAGCGAGTCGGCGGCAGCGGTCTGCGGCGGCGTCACCTCTTACATGGAGATGCCCAATACGAATCCGCCCGCCGTTACGCTCGAACGCCTGGAAGAGAAATTCGCCCGTGCAGCAGAAGTATCCCCGGCCAACTATTCGTTCTACCTCGGCGCCACAAACGACAACATCGGCGTAATCCGCCGCCTCGCCCCCCGCCGCGTCTGCGGCGTAAAAGTTTTTATGGGATCTTCCACCGGCAACCTGCTGGTCGACAAAGACGCGGCGCTGGCGGCCCTTTTCGCAGAGTCTCCGGTGCTGATCGCGACCCATTGCGAAGACGAAGGCACGATCCGGGCCAACATCCAGCGTTTCCGGGAAGAGTACGGCGACCGGGCCACCGCCGCGCTGCACCCGTCGATCCGCAGCGCCGAGGCATGCTACCGCTCCAGCGCCAAGGCCGTCGAACTGGCCGACCGCTACGGGGCCGACCTGCACATCCTGCACCTGAGCACCGCGCACGAACTGTCGCTTTTCGACGACCGGCCGCTCGCGGAAAAAAAGATCACCAACGAAGTGTGCGTACACCATCTCTGGTTCACCGATGCCGACTACGCGGCCAAAGGCAACCTGATCAAATGGAATCCGGCGGTCAAAAGCGCCGCAGACCGGGCCGCATTACGGGCAGGCATCCTCAGCGGGAAAGTAGACGTGGTGGCGACCGACCATGCCCCGCACACGCTCGAAGAGAAGCTGCAACCGTACTGGAGCGCCCCGTCAGGCGGCCCGTTGGTGCAGCATTCGCTGATAGCGATGCTCGAAATGAGCCGGGAAGGAACATTTCCGGTCGAAAAAGTGGTGGAGAAAATGTGCCACGCCCCGGCGATCCGTTTTGCCGTACACCGGCGCGGCTTCCTGCGCGAAGGTTATTTCGCCGACATCGTAATCGTCGACCCGGACAAGCCGTGGACCGTCTCGCGCGACAACGTCCGTTCGAAATGCGGCTGGTCACCGTTCGAAGGAACCGAATTTTCACACAGCGTCACGCATACGATCGTCAACGGCGGCGTCGCGTACGAAAACGGAGAACTCAGCGGCACACTGCACGGCCGCGCGCTCGAATTCGAGCGATAG
- a CDS encoding DUF4286 family protein: MYIYNTSFMVEAPVHDRWLALVRDKYIPFLKKEGFDRITLSRILSPETAGQLTYSLQVRVAEIPDYQRLDGELFAEYETIASGLFDGQVLHFATLMKVIEE, translated from the coding sequence ATGTACATTTACAATACTTCGTTCATGGTCGAGGCCCCGGTGCACGACCGCTGGCTGGCATTGGTCAGGGACAAATATATCCCTTTCCTGAAAAAAGAGGGCTTCGACCGCATTACGTTGAGCCGCATCCTCTCCCCGGAGACTGCCGGGCAACTTACTTACTCGCTGCAGGTGCGCGTGGCGGAAATTCCGGACTATCAGCGCTTGGACGGGGAGTTGTTCGCCGAATACGAAACGATCGCGAGCGGCCTTTTCGACGGACAGGTGCTCCATTTCGCCACGCTGATGAAGGTGATCGAAGAGTAG
- a CDS encoding ABC1 kinase family protein, producing the protein MHIVNIYISYLKMVRASQIVWVLAKHSFSELFAHSRLGKRRRRKNKGEVHKHVYTTPERLRMTIEELGPTFVKFGQILADRPDMVSERFRVELKKLQSRAEPFDNNTALGLIEKEMNAPIDEVFAEFDTTPLAAASIGQVYQGRLRSGEEVVLKIQRPFIENKIKLDIYLMKFIARKFAKSYPELAAINIVGLIDEFSETIVKELDYTFEASNILRFAMMFKDDPTVHIPAVYTKYSSKKLIVMEKVEGITPDTPQALRDAGLDTHQIAVNGANALLTMILRHGFFHADPHPGNIFILPGNVVAFIDFGMVGALTPRDMNFLADFAIGFARRDSDLMSRALLVLCGKKFFEHEEEMKFEIHQLMMQYAGIPLELMNFAGTMQKCVDVIVKYQLQIPSGIFMLIKALATLEKFAGTLAPDLSLTPVILPYAKEVVKVKYSPRKVAAQLYDTLTGYMNFIRNFPNDMSEILYKLKEGKIKHDIHLADDDLFVRTVRQASRRVAYTLIVLGMFVGSILMIAFEQPYGTSRYGHFLLVVASLLILFQLLKWLFVPEKK; encoded by the coding sequence ATGCACATCGTCAATATCTATATCTCCTACCTGAAAATGGTACGCGCCTCGCAGATCGTGTGGGTGCTGGCCAAACACTCTTTCAGCGAACTCTTCGCCCACTCCCGCCTCGGCAAACGGCGCCGCCGCAAAAACAAAGGGGAGGTACACAAACACGTCTACACCACCCCCGAGCGACTACGGATGACCATCGAGGAGCTGGGGCCGACCTTCGTGAAATTCGGACAGATTCTGGCCGACCGTCCCGACATGGTTTCGGAACGCTTCCGCGTGGAGCTCAAGAAACTGCAATCGCGGGCCGAACCGTTCGACAACAACACTGCGCTGGGACTGATCGAAAAAGAGATGAACGCGCCGATCGACGAAGTGTTCGCCGAATTCGACACCACCCCACTGGCCGCCGCATCGATCGGTCAGGTCTACCAGGGACGGCTGCGCAGCGGCGAAGAGGTCGTGCTCAAAATCCAGCGGCCCTTCATCGAGAACAAAATCAAGCTCGATATCTACCTGATGAAGTTTATCGCGCGCAAGTTCGCGAAAAGCTATCCGGAACTGGCCGCGATCAACATCGTCGGACTGATCGACGAATTTTCGGAAACGATCGTCAAAGAGCTGGACTACACGTTCGAAGCGTCGAACATCCTGCGTTTCGCAATGATGTTCAAAGACGACCCGACCGTGCATATCCCGGCCGTCTACACGAAATACAGCTCCAAGAAACTGATCGTGATGGAGAAGGTGGAAGGCATCACGCCCGACACCCCGCAAGCCCTGCGCGATGCCGGGCTCGACACACACCAGATCGCCGTGAACGGGGCCAACGCGCTGCTGACGATGATCCTGCGCCACGGCTTTTTCCACGCCGATCCGCACCCGGGCAACATCTTCATCCTGCCGGGCAACGTGGTCGCATTCATCGACTTCGGCATGGTCGGAGCGCTCACGCCGCGCGACATGAACTTCCTCGCGGACTTTGCGATCGGCTTCGCGCGCCGCGACAGCGACCTGATGTCGCGCGCCCTGCTGGTATTGTGCGGTAAAAAATTCTTCGAACACGAAGAGGAGATGAAATTCGAAATCCACCAGCTGATGATGCAGTATGCGGGCATTCCGCTCGAGCTGATGAATTTCGCGGGCACGATGCAAAAATGCGTCGACGTGATCGTCAAATACCAATTGCAGATCCCATCCGGCATCTTCATGCTGATCAAAGCACTCGCCACGCTCGAAAAGTTCGCCGGCACGCTGGCTCCGGACCTGTCGCTCACGCCGGTGATCCTGCCTTACGCCAAAGAGGTGGTCAAGGTCAAATACTCGCCGCGCAAAGTAGCCGCGCAACTTTATGATACGTTGACCGGTTATATGAATTTCATCCGCAACTTTCCCAACGACATGAGCGAAATCCTTTACAAGCTCAAGGAAGGGAAGATCAAACACGACATTCACCTGGCCGACGACGACCTTTTCGTACGGACCGTGCGGCAGGCCAGCCGAAGAGTCGCCTATACGCTGATCGTACTGGGCATGTTCGTCGGATCGATCCTGATGATCGCATTCGAACAGCCTTACGGCACGAGCCGCTACGGGCACTTCCTGCTGGTGGTCGCCTCACTGCTGATCCTGTTCCAGTTGCTCAAATGGTTGTTCGTTCCGGAGAAAAAATAG
- a CDS encoding DUF4153 domain-containing protein → MKIQAKIRTFLAENLVTLRRAPVEMAIAAYLFVIGVLAQHHVFPYSGEQLLAGPIVLLLTFLCNKWFAKGWLRALYYLSGLAVIPFRWADMGEWIENPAYYVTIIIGLLAGLLCGWHKDNRRFTEDLLRYVWDGISALFLTGVAYLLLLAIFFSIVYIFGIFKGITSDFCADAALLFFIVLWPLVFLTFNRKSEPAEPESSKLLDTLLNWVLSPAVLAYTVLLYLYFAKIVATWSLPRGGIAYLVFGFTLIAVAAQAGQTLLNKRYYDWFYNRFSLISLPALAMFWVGVGCRWSDYGLTENRVYLIACGLIMTACMGLFLSRRTGRYLYVTLTAIVILALFTYIPGLTPRDIERWSQSGRPANRQDKSYRDDDKAESFYLWWEPLTEGIDLKGYSRLYEMRHWYSEDKPTPHWESTADSLFLYDGSNRVLLRESLGTILERQLSAIGYQPTDSIPEDTLQLYLPQLLTYRSPGGKVCFERINLSRDSVMRIDDILVKYYFEK, encoded by the coding sequence ATGAAAATCCAAGCGAAAATACGGACTTTCCTCGCCGAAAATCTCGTCACGCTGCGCCGTGCTCCGGTCGAAATGGCCATTGCGGCGTACCTGTTCGTCATCGGAGTGCTGGCCCAACACCACGTTTTTCCCTATAGCGGCGAACAACTGCTGGCCGGACCGATCGTACTGCTGCTGACTTTTCTCTGCAACAAATGGTTCGCAAAAGGCTGGCTGCGCGCGCTCTATTACCTGTCGGGGCTGGCCGTCATCCCGTTCCGATGGGCCGACATGGGCGAATGGATCGAAAATCCCGCCTATTACGTCACGATCATTATCGGACTGCTCGCCGGCCTGCTGTGCGGTTGGCACAAAGACAACCGGAGATTTACCGAAGACCTGCTGCGTTACGTGTGGGACGGGATATCGGCCCTGTTTCTCACCGGCGTCGCCTATCTGCTGTTGCTGGCGATCTTCTTCTCTATCGTTTACATTTTTGGCATTTTCAAAGGGATTACGTCCGATTTTTGCGCAGATGCGGCGCTCCTGTTCTTTATCGTACTGTGGCCTTTGGTTTTCCTCACGTTCAACCGCAAGTCGGAACCGGCCGAACCGGAATCCTCGAAGCTGCTCGACACGCTGCTCAACTGGGTGCTTTCGCCCGCCGTACTGGCATATACGGTACTGCTTTACCTTTATTTTGCGAAAATCGTCGCCACCTGGTCGCTGCCCCGCGGGGGTATCGCCTACCTCGTCTTCGGTTTCACGCTGATCGCCGTAGCAGCCCAAGCCGGCCAGACCCTGCTGAACAAACGCTATTACGACTGGTTCTATAATCGGTTCAGCCTGATCTCGCTGCCCGCGCTGGCGATGTTCTGGGTCGGCGTCGGCTGCCGCTGGAGCGACTACGGGCTAACGGAGAACCGCGTCTACCTGATCGCCTGCGGATTGATTATGACCGCCTGCATGGGACTTTTCCTTTCGCGCAGGACAGGACGCTACCTTTACGTAACGCTCACCGCGATCGTCATACTGGCCCTGTTCACCTACATTCCCGGACTGACGCCCCGCGACATCGAACGGTGGTCGCAAAGCGGCCGGCCGGCTAACCGGCAGGATAAATCGTACCGCGACGACGATAAGGCGGAAAGTTTTTACCTGTGGTGGGAACCCCTCACCGAGGGGATCGACCTGAAAGGTTATTCACGGTTGTACGAAATGCGCCACTGGTATTCGGAAGACAAGCCGACGCCGCATTGGGAGAGCACCGCCGATTCGCTTTTCCTGTACGACGGCTCGAACCGGGTGCTGCTGCGCGAATCCCTCGGCACCATCCTCGAACGGCAGCTCTCCGCCATAGGCTACCAGCCGACCGATTCGATTCCCGAAGACACGCTGCAGCTTTACCTGCCGCAGTTGCTCACCTACCGGTCGCCCGGCGGGAAGGTCTGTTTCGAACGGATCAACCTGAGCCGCGACTCGGTGATGCGCATCGACGATATCCTCGTAAAATATTACTTCGAGAAATAG
- the rplU gene encoding 50S ribosomal protein L21, translating into MYAIVEIAGQQFKVEKGRKLYVHRLQGDEGSSLSLDRVLLTDNDGQVNVGSPVVKGATVTATILKHLRDDKVIVFKKRRRKGYQVQNGHRQYLTQIQIDEINA; encoded by the coding sequence ATGTACGCAATCGTAGAAATCGCAGGTCAACAATTCAAAGTTGAGAAAGGTCGCAAGCTCTATGTTCACCGTCTTCAGGGGGATGAAGGTTCCTCTTTGAGCTTGGATCGGGTACTGCTAACAGACAATGACGGGCAGGTTAATGTAGGCTCACCTGTAGTTAAAGGGGCCACAGTTACGGCAACGATTCTCAAACACCTTCGCGACGACAAAGTGATCGTGTTTAAGAAAAGGCGTAGAAAAGGATACCAGGTTCAGAACGGCCACCGCCAGTACCTGACCCAGATCCAGATTGACGAAATCAATGCTTAA
- a CDS encoding GNAT family N-acetyltransferase encodes MERIESERLYLRPFGHGDAEAVWAYRSLAEVARYQYWEPYTPEDARSFIERYAGQVPGENQTWTGLGWC; translated from the coding sequence ATGGAACGGATAGAATCGGAACGATTGTACTTGAGACCCTTCGGGCACGGAGATGCAGAAGCGGTATGGGCTTACCGTTCGTTGGCGGAGGTTGCGCGCTACCAGTACTGGGAACCCTATACGCCGGAGGATGCCCGCAGTTTTATCGAACGGTATGCCGGGCAGGTGCCGGGCGAGAATCAGACGTGGACGGGGCTGGGGTGGTGCTGA
- a CDS encoding polyprenol monophosphomannose synthase — translation MKNLVIIPTYNELDNIRPMIDKVFSLSEKFDLLVIDDGSPDGTASVVKEKQQEYPGQLHLIERQGKLGLGTAYLTGFQWALKHGYDYIFEMDCDFSHNPDDLVRLLNAAQEGADLVIGSRYITGVNVVNWPMKRVLLSYYASAYVRLVTGMPVRDATAGFVCYSSNLLRSIDLDKIKMKGYGFQVEMKYTAWKLKFKVTEVPIIFTERTFGASKMSKGIFREALFGVLGLRFRKITPRTNA, via the coding sequence ATGAAGAACCTGGTAATCATTCCCACCTATAACGAGTTGGACAACATCCGTCCGATGATCGACAAAGTCTTTTCGCTGTCCGAAAAATTCGACCTGCTGGTCATCGACGACGGCTCGCCGGACGGCACGGCTTCGGTCGTGAAGGAAAAACAACAGGAGTATCCCGGGCAACTGCACCTGATCGAACGTCAGGGCAAACTGGGATTGGGAACGGCCTACCTGACCGGATTCCAATGGGCGCTCAAACACGGATACGACTACATTTTCGAGATGGACTGCGATTTCTCGCACAATCCCGACGACCTGGTGCGGCTGCTCAATGCCGCTCAAGAGGGAGCCGACCTGGTAATCGGTTCGCGCTACATTACCGGCGTCAATGTGGTGAACTGGCCGATGAAGCGGGTGCTGCTCTCCTATTACGCATCGGCCTACGTGCGGCTCGTGACGGGAATGCCCGTGCGCGACGCGACAGCCGGGTTCGTCTGCTATTCGTCGAACCTGCTGCGCTCGATCGACCTCGATAAGATCAAGATGAAGGGCTACGGCTTCCAGGTCGAAATGAAATATACGGCGTGGAAACTGAAGTTCAAAGTCACGGAGGTGCCGATCATCTTCACCGAGCGCACCTTCGGCGCATCCAAAATGAGCAAAGGCATCTTCCGCGAAGCACTTTTCGGCGTACTGGGACTGCGTTTCCGCAAAATCACCCCGCGGACAAACGCATAA
- a CDS encoding NAD(P)/FAD-dependent oxidoreductase gives MPTELSLVLSPKQAADPVLHTTLVAQRLRIDPARIALLRIVRRSIDARGRSVRVNLGFEVYVDGEQRPPEIRFDYPDVNHRTPVVVVGSGPAGLFAALRLIELGLKPIVLERGRDVSARKRDIAQINRNGAVDPDSNYAFGEGGAGTYSDGKLFTRSKKRGDYRRALEVFRFHGADESILYDAHPHIGTDRLPRIIAAMRRSIADAGGEVLFGAKVTGVQIKDDRICGVWLGDTLVEGAAVILAAGHSARDIYEILDRDGVRLEAKAFAMGVRAEHPQRLIDSVQYHMPERGEYLPAAAYSLVAQVGGRGVYSFCMCPGGFIVPAMTRSGESVVNGMSPSGRNSVYANSGIVTEIRPEDFAHLRAAHGELAGLRFQQQLEELAYAQVGDRQVAPGQRLADFVRGTASKTLPKCSYVPGVAPTEVHRWLPPFISGALRGGFAAFDRKMRGFLTNEALVVGVESRTSSPVRVPRDPDTLMHPRVQGLFPSGEGASYAGGIISAAMDGERCAERVAEYVK, from the coding sequence ATGCCGACAGAACTCTCGCTTGTACTCTCCCCCAAACAGGCCGCCGACCCGGTTTTGCACACAACGCTGGTGGCGCAGCGCCTGCGTATCGATCCTGCGCGGATCGCTTTGCTGCGTATCGTGCGCCGTTCGATCGACGCACGCGGCCGCAGCGTGCGGGTAAACCTCGGTTTCGAGGTTTATGTGGACGGTGAGCAGCGTCCGCCCGAAATCCGGTTCGACTATCCGGATGTGAACCACCGTACACCGGTGGTCGTGGTGGGGTCGGGCCCGGCGGGGCTTTTCGCGGCGTTGCGGCTGATCGAACTGGGCCTCAAACCGATCGTGCTGGAGCGGGGCCGCGACGTGTCGGCGCGCAAGCGCGACATCGCGCAGATCAACCGCAACGGCGCGGTCGATCCCGATTCCAATTACGCATTCGGCGAAGGCGGTGCGGGTACCTATTCCGACGGCAAACTCTTCACCCGTTCCAAAAAGCGCGGCGACTACCGCCGTGCGCTCGAGGTGTTCCGTTTCCACGGCGCCGACGAGTCGATCCTGTACGATGCGCATCCGCACATCGGTACCGACCGCCTGCCGCGGATCATCGCTGCGATGCGCCGGAGTATTGCCGATGCCGGTGGCGAGGTGTTGTTCGGTGCGAAAGTGACCGGCGTGCAGATCAAAGACGACCGTATCTGCGGCGTGTGGCTCGGCGATACGCTGGTCGAGGGAGCGGCCGTTATTCTGGCTGCGGGCCATTCTGCGCGCGATATTTACGAAATACTCGACCGCGACGGCGTGCGGCTCGAAGCCAAAGCGTTTGCGATGGGGGTGCGGGCCGAGCACCCGCAGCGACTGATCGATTCGGTCCAGTATCACATGCCCGAGCGGGGCGAATACCTGCCGGCGGCGGCCTATTCGCTCGTGGCGCAGGTGGGCGGACGCGGGGTCTATTCGTTTTGTATGTGTCCCGGCGGGTTTATCGTTCCGGCGATGACACGCTCCGGCGAGTCGGTAGTCAACGGGATGTCCCCGTCGGGTCGTAACAGCGTTTACGCCAACTCCGGCATCGTGACGGAAATCCGGCCGGAGGATTTCGCACACCTGCGCGCCGCACACGGGGAGTTGGCCGGGTTGCGTTTCCAGCAGCAGCTCGAGGAGCTGGCTTATGCCCAGGTCGGCGACCGGCAGGTGGCACCGGGCCAGCGGTTGGCCGATTTCGTGCGCGGGACGGCGTCGAAAACGCTGCCGAAGTGTTCCTATGTACCGGGTGTGGCTCCGACCGAGGTACACCGGTGGCTCCCCCCGTTTATTTCCGGGGCGCTTCGCGGAGGTTTTGCCGCGTTCGACCGTAAAATGCGTGGCTTCCTGACCAACGAGGCATTGGTGGTGGGTGTCGAATCGCGGACCTCTTCGCCCGTGAGGGTGCCGCGCGATCCCGATACGCTGATGCATCCCCGGGTGCAGGGGCTTTTCCCGTCCGGCGAGGGAGCCAGTTATGCGGGAGGCATTATCTCGGCGGCGATGGACGGCGAGCGGTGTGCCGAACGGGTGGCGGAATATGTGAAGTAA
- a CDS encoding GNAT family N-acetyltransferase, which produces MVLKATGAVIGDCAFYLDGDRAEIGCNISPAYQRRGLAREALQTLVAYCAEVYKVALIRGITDSRNLSSIRLQESLGMVRDRTFENRIQCKGETCTEYRFEGDCRAIFSPERTTI; this is translated from the coding sequence GTGGTGCTGAAAGCTACCGGCGCGGTGATCGGGGATTGTGCGTTTTATCTGGACGGAGATCGGGCCGAGATAGGCTGCAATATTTCCCCGGCCTATCAACGCCGGGGGCTGGCGCGCGAGGCGTTGCAGACGCTCGTCGCTTATTGTGCCGAGGTGTATAAAGTGGCCCTGATCCGGGGAATTACGGATTCCCGCAACCTCTCTTCGATCCGGTTGCAGGAGTCTCTGGGAATGGTGCGGGACCGGACTTTCGAAAACCGGATCCAATGCAAGGGGGAAACCTGCACCGAATATCGGTTCGAGGGAGATTGCCGCGCTATTTTTTCTCCGGAACGAACAACCATTTGA
- the rpmA gene encoding 50S ribosomal protein L27: MAHKKGVGSSKNGRESESKRLGVKLFGGQVAKAGNILVRQRGTVHNPGDNVGIGKDHTLFALIDGVVTFRKKRDNKSYVSVTPFS; this comes from the coding sequence ATGGCACATAAGAAAGGAGTCGGTAGTTCCAAGAACGGTCGCGAATCGGAAAGTAAGCGACTGGGGGTAAAACTCTTCGGCGGTCAGGTTGCCAAAGCGGGCAACATCCTCGTCCGCCAGCGCGGTACGGTGCACAACCCGGGCGACAATGTCGGCATCGGCAAGGACCACACGCTCTTTGCGCTGATCGACGGCGTAGTGACGTTCCGCAAGAAACGTGACAACAAGTCCTACGTATCGGTGACCCCGTTTTCGTAA